From Deinococcus terrestris, the proteins below share one genomic window:
- the cpdB gene encoding 2',3'-cyclic-nucleotide 2'-phosphodiesterase, with protein sequence MALLLGAASAQTVELRILETTDLHTNALGYDYYQDKPTGEFGLEYTATLIKQAREEKRNTLLFDNGDLIQGNPLGDFTARVQPLKDGQMHPMHQVMRTLRYDGATLGNHEFNYGLDYLDRVLASAPMPYVNANVLNMDGTNKYTPYVIQRKLVYSTDGRPYFINVGVIGFTPPQILNWDRAHLDGKVQALDIVEAARRFVPQMKAQGADIVVALAHTGINQGAYAPGGEQAGAALTDVEGIDVVLTGHSHLEFPGTGYKDVAGVNLQKGTINGKVVLMPGFWGNNLGVADLKLNYNRATQKWTIADAQGSIRPIWDKTAKKSLVTPDPVIAAAVKQAHEGTLAYVRGKVADLTAPVTSYWSLVQDDPSVQLVSNAQLAYVKAALAGGQYKDLPVLSAAAPFKAGGRAGASYYTDIPAGTLAIKNVADLYVYPNTVQAVLVNGAQVQEWLERSAGQFNRIDPSKTEPQALVDETFPTYNFDVLDGVTYEIDVTQPARYDRAGKLVNPEARRIKNLQFGGKPIDPAQQFVIATNNYRASGGGSFPGLDGKNIVLQSPDETREALVKYFNEQKTVNPTADGNWKLTPVPGATLLYVSSPNAQKELPAGATLLRTREDGFAEYTIKF encoded by the coding sequence ATGGCCCTGCTGCTGGGTGCAGCGAGTGCCCAGACCGTCGAGCTGCGGATTCTCGAAACGACCGACCTCCACACCAACGCCCTGGGCTACGACTACTACCAGGACAAGCCCACCGGCGAGTTCGGGCTGGAGTACACCGCCACCCTGATCAAGCAGGCCCGCGAGGAAAAGCGCAACACGCTGCTCTTTGACAACGGTGACCTGATTCAGGGCAACCCGCTGGGCGACTTCACGGCCCGCGTGCAGCCGCTGAAAGACGGCCAGATGCACCCCATGCACCAGGTCATGCGGACCCTGCGCTACGACGGCGCGACCCTGGGCAACCACGAGTTCAACTACGGGCTGGACTACCTCGACCGGGTGCTCGCCTCGGCGCCGATGCCCTACGTGAACGCCAACGTGCTGAACATGGACGGCACGAACAAGTACACGCCCTACGTGATTCAGCGCAAGCTGGTGTACTCCACCGATGGCCGCCCGTACTTCATCAACGTCGGCGTGATCGGCTTTACGCCGCCCCAGATTCTGAACTGGGACCGCGCCCACCTCGACGGCAAGGTGCAGGCGCTCGACATCGTGGAGGCCGCCCGCCGGTTCGTGCCTCAGATGAAGGCCCAGGGCGCCGACATCGTGGTCGCGCTCGCGCACACCGGCATCAACCAGGGCGCCTACGCCCCCGGCGGCGAGCAGGCGGGCGCGGCCCTGACCGACGTGGAGGGCATCGACGTGGTGCTGACCGGGCACAGCCACCTCGAGTTCCCCGGCACCGGCTACAAGGACGTGGCGGGCGTGAATCTCCAGAAGGGCACCATCAACGGCAAGGTCGTGCTGATGCCCGGCTTCTGGGGCAATAACCTCGGCGTGGCCGACCTGAAGCTCAACTACAACCGCGCGACCCAGAAGTGGACCATCGCCGACGCGCAGGGCAGCATCCGCCCCATCTGGGACAAGACGGCGAAAAAGAGCCTCGTCACGCCCGACCCCGTGATCGCCGCGGCGGTGAAACAGGCCCACGAGGGCACCCTGGCCTACGTGCGCGGCAAGGTGGCCGACCTGACGGCCCCGGTGACCTCCTACTGGTCGCTGGTGCAGGACGATCCCAGCGTGCAGCTCGTCTCCAACGCGCAGCTCGCCTACGTGAAGGCGGCGCTTGCCGGGGGCCAGTACAAGGACCTGCCCGTCCTCTCCGCCGCCGCGCCCTTCAAGGCCGGGGGCCGCGCCGGGGCGAGCTACTACACCGACATCCCTGCCGGGACCCTCGCCATCAAGAACGTGGCCGACCTCTACGTCTACCCCAACACCGTGCAGGCCGTCCTCGTGAACGGGGCGCAGGTGCAGGAGTGGCTGGAGCGCAGCGCCGGGCAGTTCAACCGCATCGACCCCAGCAAGACCGAGCCGCAGGCCCTGGTGGACGAGACCTTCCCCACCTACAACTTCGACGTGCTGGACGGCGTGACCTACGAGATCGACGTGACCCAGCCCGCCCGCTACGACCGCGCAGGCAAGCTGGTGAACCCGGAGGCCCGCCGCATCAAAAACCTCCAGTTCGGGGGCAAACCCATCGACCCCGCGCAGCAGTTCGTGATCGCCACGAACAACTACCGCGCCTCGGGTGGCGGCTCCTTCCCCGGTCTGGACGGCAAGAACATCGTCCTCCAGTCGCCCGACGAGACCCGCGAGGCGCTGGT
- a CDS encoding alpha-hydroxy-acid oxidizing protein, with the protein MTTNPPAGPGRTRQTRLYVRGLGGERPAVPVIPERLQAAAKAKMSAADFAYVAGGAGAERTMRANLAAFERVRLMPRRLSGTRERDLGVELLGLSLPSPLLLAPIGVLEAAHPQADLAVARAAAAERVPFVFSSQASVPMETCAKAMGDAPRFFQLYWGTDDEVTRSFVRRAEACGAAAVVLTLDTTLLGWRPRDLDLGSLPFLRGRGLAQYLSDPVFRSRLDTPLPAPAVQPPRTPALLRTGADLAAKGRAFGLSAAQMRSAAARFTATYTRPDLSWDDVGRLREWTRLPILLKGILHPDDAREAVRRGVDGLIVSNHGGRQIDGEVAALDALPGVVAAAGGLPVLLDSGVRTGSDVAKALALGARAVLLGRPYVYGLAIAGEAGVREVVGNVLAEFDLTLGLLGLGAARDLGPGALAPSHAPDPSPYSGERAD; encoded by the coding sequence ATGACGACGAACCCCCCAGCCGGACCGGGCCGCACCCGGCAGACGCGCCTCTATGTCCGCGGCCTCGGCGGCGAGCGCCCCGCCGTCCCCGTGATTCCCGAACGCCTTCAGGCGGCGGCCAAGGCCAAGATGAGCGCGGCCGACTTCGCCTATGTCGCGGGCGGCGCCGGGGCCGAGCGGACCATGCGAGCCAACCTCGCCGCCTTCGAGCGGGTGCGGCTGATGCCCCGGCGTCTCAGTGGAACCCGCGAACGCGACCTCGGGGTGGAATTGCTGGGCCTCTCGCTCCCCTCGCCGCTGCTGCTCGCCCCCATCGGCGTGCTGGAGGCCGCGCACCCGCAGGCGGACCTCGCCGTCGCCCGCGCCGCCGCCGCCGAGCGCGTCCCCTTCGTCTTCTCGTCGCAGGCCTCGGTCCCGATGGAGACGTGCGCGAAGGCGATGGGTGACGCGCCCCGCTTCTTCCAGCTCTACTGGGGCACCGACGACGAGGTGACCCGCTCCTTCGTGCGCCGGGCCGAGGCGTGCGGGGCAGCGGCCGTCGTCCTCACGCTGGATACCACGCTGCTGGGGTGGCGGCCCCGCGACCTGGACCTCGGCAGCCTGCCCTTCCTGCGCGGGCGCGGACTGGCGCAGTACCTCAGCGACCCGGTGTTTCGCTCGCGGCTGGACACGCCGCTTCCCGCCCCCGCCGTGCAGCCCCCGCGCACCCCGGCGCTCCTGCGTACCGGGGCCGACCTCGCCGCGAAGGGCCGCGCCTTCGGGCTGAGTGCCGCCCAGATGCGCTCGGCCGCCGCCCGCTTCACCGCCACCTACACCCGCCCGGACCTGTCCTGGGACGACGTGGGCCGCCTGCGCGAGTGGACCCGGCTGCCCATCCTCCTCAAGGGCATCCTTCACCCCGACGACGCGCGGGAGGCCGTCCGGCGCGGGGTAGACGGCCTGATCGTGTCCAACCACGGCGGGCGGCAGATTGACGGCGAGGTCGCGGCGCTGGACGCCCTGCCCGGCGTGGTCGCGGCGGCGGGGGGCCTCCCGGTGCTCCTCGACAGCGGGGTCCGCACCGGGTCGGACGTGGCGAAGGCCCTCGCGCTGGGGGCACGGGCGGTGCTGCTGGGGCGGCCCTACGTGTACGGGCTCGCCATAGCGGGAGAGGCGGGCGTGCGTGAGGTCGTGGGGAACGTGCTGGCCGAGTTTGACCTCACGCTGGGCCTGCTGGGGCTGGGGGCGGCCCGCGATCTTGGACCGGGGGCGCTGGCGCCTTCACACGCCCCTGACCCTTCGCCGTATTCTGGAGAGCGTGCGGACTAA